A stretch of Synergistales bacterium DNA encodes these proteins:
- a CDS encoding chemotaxis protein CheX: protein MEEGFQEFAQSKVSESFTALSADLVELDVENSSDATLGDETIAIVIGMVNSDESLRGRITLTCDSAVVQAVTHRMLGDEPADTMETYFTIAEFVNMFCGGALTEINNRYKGTGLRLTPPAIFAGKGMEITAPSVASQCSGFRSSEGSLTLDVGFEG from the coding sequence ATGGAAGAGGGGTTTCAGGAATTCGCACAATCCAAGGTCAGCGAATCCTTTACGGCACTTTCTGCTGATTTGGTCGAACTGGATGTTGAAAATTCCAGTGATGCAACCCTCGGGGATGAGACAATCGCCATTGTCATAGGTATGGTCAATAGCGACGAATCACTGCGGGGAAGAATAACCCTGACCTGTGACAGTGCTGTGGTACAGGCGGTGACACACAGAATGCTCGGTGATGAACCCGCCGATACGATGGAGACATACTTTACGATAGCCGAGTTTGTCAACATGTTCTGTGGCGGAGCGCTTACAGAGATCAACAATCGCTATAAGGGCACTGGCCTGCGTTTGACGCCCCCTGCCATATTTGCAGGAAAAGGAATGGAGATCACTGCACCCTCAGTGGCGTCCCAGTGCAGCGGGTTCCGTTCCTCCGAGGGGTCACTCACGCTGGACGTGGGGTTTGAAGGGTGA
- a CDS encoding chemotaxis protein CheX: MQLGEALATAATEMFPMFGLQPDLSGEMQQQSLNSANPVNILVGLTDGVRGNVVLGLNRKVACAVVSGMMGGAEVNELDAMGKSALAELTNMYVGSAIQKVEAELPIQLSPPTVVTGNRLFLMISRVPATVLMVKFGSAGMLSIRFAVE; the protein is encoded by the coding sequence ATGCAGCTAGGTGAGGCATTGGCGACAGCGGCAACAGAGATGTTTCCCATGTTTGGGTTGCAGCCGGATTTGAGCGGAGAGATGCAGCAACAGAGCCTCAATTCGGCCAATCCAGTGAATATCCTCGTAGGCCTTACCGATGGGGTACGGGGCAACGTAGTGCTTGGGTTAAACCGCAAGGTTGCCTGTGCGGTGGTTTCCGGCATGATGGGCGGAGCAGAGGTCAACGAACTCGATGCAATGGGAAAAAGCGCACTGGCGGAGCTGACAAACATGTATGTTGGTTCGGCAATCCAGAAGGTGGAAGCGGAGTTGCCGATACAACTGTCTCCACCTACGGTCGTGACGGGGAATCGGCTTTTTCTGATGATCAGCCGCGTTCCTGCGACTGTCCTAATGGTCAAATTCGGTTCCGCGGGCATGCTTTCCATCCGGTTCGCCGTCGAATAG
- a CDS encoding protein-glutamate O-methyltransferase CheR has product MPRTRFSNSLLRKFRDLIYERLGIYFRDEKLDMLRLKLEKIMRHAEIDDHEEFFRLVRAGEEDELITSFMDTITVHTTSFCREPNHFNFIKKNFDNICNHNPRIWKNREIRAWSAGCSTGEEPYSLAMTLHEIVPEQIAVRILATDISRGSLATAIRGIYPNKAVANVEPHLFSKYFRRSREHVMVGETLRRSVSFRQFNLSDTFPFKKGFDILFCRNVMIYFDKRSQQRLLLKFEKALTLGGLLFIGHSESLVNVSHDLKYVQPTVYRKV; this is encoded by the coding sequence ATGCCTCGAACCCGGTTTTCTAACTCGTTGCTGCGCAAGTTTCGTGACCTGATTTACGAACGCCTCGGGATTTACTTTCGGGACGAAAAGCTTGACATGCTCCGGCTCAAGCTGGAAAAGATCATGCGTCATGCAGAGATCGATGACCACGAAGAGTTCTTCCGACTTGTCCGTGCCGGCGAGGAAGACGAGCTGATCACCAGCTTTATGGATACCATCACAGTACATACTACCAGCTTTTGCAGGGAACCAAATCACTTTAATTTCATCAAAAAGAATTTTGATAATATTTGCAACCATAATCCCCGTATCTGGAAGAACAGAGAGATCCGTGCGTGGAGTGCGGGCTGCTCCACCGGTGAAGAGCCCTACAGCTTGGCGATGACATTGCACGAGATCGTACCGGAACAGATCGCCGTACGGATTCTGGCGACAGATATCAGCCGCGGATCGCTGGCAACGGCGATCCGCGGTATCTATCCCAATAAAGCGGTTGCCAACGTCGAACCCCACCTTTTCTCGAAATATTTCCGTCGTTCCAGGGAGCATGTGATGGTGGGCGAAACCCTCAGGCGATCCGTGAGCTTCCGCCAGTTCAATCTCTCCGATACCTTTCCCTTCAAGAAAGGGTTCGATATCCTCTTCTGCCGGAATGTTATGATCTACTTCGACAAGCGTTCGCAACAGCGCCTGCTTTTGAAATTCGAGAAAGCGCTCACCTTGGGAGGGCTCCTTTTCATCGGTCATTCGGAAAGCCTTGTCAATGTATCCCACGATCTCAAATATGTACAACCCACGGTATACAGAAAGGTATAA
- a CDS encoding chemotaxis protein CheD: MNHFIYAKPWNEQRTAEFGSVSTPYLIKLMQTKGASLRSMKAHVAGGSQSREMNASIRVGERNVEMAFRVLKRYGIPVVQRDVQGSRGRKVIFDVSTGDIEIRVIQGGGVG; the protein is encoded by the coding sequence ATGAATCACTTTATCTACGCCAAACCCTGGAATGAACAGAGAACAGCCGAATTCGGCTCTGTATCCACACCATACCTCATCAAACTGATGCAAACGAAAGGGGCTTCCTTGCGATCGATGAAAGCCCATGTGGCGGGGGGGTCGCAAAGTCGGGAGATGAACGCCAGCATAAGGGTTGGAGAGCGGAATGTGGAGATGGCCTTCCGTGTGCTGAAACGGTACGGGATACCGGTGGTGCAGCGGGATGTACAGGGTTCCAGGGGACGTAAGGTGATCTTTGATGTATCCACAGGAGATATCGAGATACGGGTTATTCAGGGCGGGGGGGTAGGCTGA
- a CDS encoding chemotaxis response regulator protein-glutamate methylesterase has translation MVPRNATPTKVLVIDDSALVRKILTEELSKQDDIEVVGAAPNPYIARDKIVALKPDILLLDIEMPEMDGLTFLEKLMRHRPMPVIVVSSLARGRSETAVRAMQLGAVEVMAKPGSSYTVRDMIEMLVDKIRAVSRIDPDYFKQKAQEPAKPKQEARPVVPRARSSMLETTYSVIAIGASTGGTEAIKAVLTRLPATIPPIVVVQHMPEHFTRSFAGRLNEICEVEVKEAENRELLRPGKALIARGNSHLVLKRSGANYFVEIKDGPLVFHQRPSVEVLFQSVAKFAGKNAVGVLLTGMGKDGAQGLLNMHDAGAWTIAQDEKSSVVFGMPKEAIDLGAASVVLPLHRIPEALVQRFSLQGA, from the coding sequence ATGGTTCCGAGGAATGCAACGCCCACAAAGGTGCTCGTCATTGACGATTCGGCACTGGTGCGAAAGATTCTCACCGAAGAGCTTTCCAAACAGGACGACATCGAGGTTGTGGGAGCTGCACCCAATCCCTATATCGCACGGGACAAGATCGTCGCCCTCAAGCCAGATATCCTGCTGCTTGATATCGAGATGCCCGAGATGGACGGCCTTACCTTTCTGGAAAAGCTGATGCGGCACAGACCGATGCCCGTGATCGTAGTCAGCTCACTCGCCCGGGGCCGTTCCGAAACGGCTGTACGCGCCATGCAGCTGGGTGCTGTAGAGGTGATGGCCAAGCCCGGTTCCTCCTATACGGTGCGCGACATGATCGAGATGCTCGTCGACAAGATCCGGGCGGTGTCCAGAATTGATCCCGACTATTTCAAACAGAAAGCACAGGAGCCCGCCAAGCCGAAACAGGAGGCCCGTCCCGTTGTTCCCAGAGCAAGGTCAAGCATGCTCGAGACCACCTACTCGGTGATTGCCATCGGCGCCTCCACAGGGGGGACGGAAGCGATCAAAGCAGTGCTCACCAGATTGCCCGCGACAATCCCTCCGATTGTCGTTGTGCAGCATATGCCGGAGCACTTCACGCGAAGCTTTGCAGGCCGACTGAATGAGATCTGTGAGGTGGAGGTGAAGGAGGCGGAAAACCGGGAGCTGTTACGACCCGGCAAAGCACTGATCGCCCGGGGAAACAGTCACCTTGTTCTCAAGCGAAGCGGGGCGAATTATTTTGTGGAAATCAAGGACGGCCCGCTGGTCTTCCACCAGCGCCCCTCCGTGGAGGTGCTGTTCCAATCGGTCGCGAAATTTGCGGGGAAAAACGCTGTAGGTGTGTTGCTGACAGGCATGGGAAAAGACGGCGCCCAGGGGCTGCTCAACATGCACGATGCCGGGGCGTGGACCATTGCTCAGGATGAAAAAAGCAGCGTCGTATTCGGCATGCCCAAGGAAGCCATCGACCTGGGAGCGGCAAGTGTTGTCCTTCCGTTGCACAGAATCCCCGAAGCTCTCGTGCAGCGTTTCTCTCTTCAGGGGGCATGA
- a CDS encoding response regulator yields the protein MRVLIAEDDRISQRLLERLLEYWGYETLSVSDGESALQLIQQGSPPEIVLLDWMMPKLDGLTVCRRIRSGETVIPPYLILVTARGEAEDIVKGFEAGADDYVTKPFNREELLARIKVGQRMVELEASLAESNQSYADFARRMENLAEDRAKQLVHADRMSTIGILAAGIAHEINNPTTFISGNLQFLEDCWPTVRETLQQNTETEQDDTARHQREFILEEFPKVFQGIRKGTKRIRTIVQGLKTYSRDDYDVYEEVDVNELIEQALELCMNRLKYSVNLEKDISANIPKIYGNLQQFEQVIVNFVLNAVDAIEDQGEGTIRITTEHDSFGVSIWIDDSGPGISKKAKEDLFTPFFTTKEPGKGTGLGLSISKNIVEKYGGSIEVSNSPLGGARFGARFPVVSNKKGAVK from the coding sequence ATGCGTGTATTGATTGCAGAGGATGACAGGATATCTCAGCGGTTACTGGAACGACTCCTTGAATACTGGGGCTACGAAACGCTCTCTGTGTCAGATGGGGAGAGCGCTCTCCAATTGATCCAGCAAGGGTCGCCACCGGAAATCGTCCTGCTCGACTGGATGATGCCGAAACTGGATGGTCTCACGGTATGCCGTCGCATACGCAGCGGGGAAACGGTGATCCCCCCCTATCTGATTCTCGTCACCGCCCGGGGCGAGGCGGAGGATATCGTCAAGGGCTTTGAGGCCGGCGCGGATGATTATGTCACAAAACCCTTCAACCGAGAGGAGTTGCTTGCCAGAATCAAGGTTGGCCAGCGTATGGTTGAGCTGGAGGCCTCATTGGCGGAGAGCAATCAGAGCTATGCCGATTTTGCCAGGCGTATGGAGAATCTCGCGGAAGACCGGGCGAAGCAGCTTGTGCATGCCGACCGCATGAGTACGATCGGTATTCTGGCAGCCGGAATTGCACATGAAATCAATAATCCCACGACCTTTATCAGCGGCAATCTGCAGTTCCTTGAGGACTGCTGGCCCACTGTACGGGAGACACTGCAGCAAAACACGGAAACAGAACAAGACGATACGGCGAGGCATCAGAGAGAGTTCATCCTTGAAGAATTCCCAAAGGTCTTCCAGGGTATCCGCAAGGGGACAAAACGAATACGTACCATTGTACAGGGCCTGAAAACATACTCAAGAGACGATTACGACGTTTACGAAGAGGTCGACGTCAATGAACTGATCGAACAAGCCTTGGAGCTCTGCATGAACCGTTTAAAATACTCCGTGAATCTAGAAAAGGACATCAGTGCAAATATTCCCAAAATATATGGTAATTTACAACAGTTCGAGCAGGTAATTGTAAATTTTGTTTTAAATGCGGTTGATGCAATAGAAGACCAGGGAGAGGGCACGATCCGCATTACAACAGAGCACGACAGCTTCGGGGTTTCCATCTGGATCGACGATTCCGGCCCCGGGATCTCGAAGAAAGCCAAAGAGGATCTGTTTACGCCCTTTTTTACCACAAAGGAACCAGGTAAGGGAACGGGACTCGGTCTTTCCATCAGCAAGAATATAGTGGAAAAGTATGGGGGAAGCATTGAGGTCTCCAACAGTCCCCTGGGTGGGGCCCGCTTTGGCGCACGTTTCCCCGTTGTTTCCAACAAGAAGGGGGCAGTCAAATGA
- a CDS encoding response regulator — protein MTYRILIVDDEAEIREMLGRHFRMKGYEVTPASGGAEALQCLDKKRYEVVVSDIVMPGMKGTELLQEIRQQYPMSHVIMITGYVTLENALAAMRRGADTCIFKPFEDFEELDGAVEKAIEDLEHWKRKLVQLQGMKPGQGGSEHDRIVE, from the coding sequence ATGACGTACCGCATACTGATAGTAGACGATGAAGCCGAGATCCGCGAGATGCTTGGGCGGCATTTCCGTATGAAGGGGTACGAGGTCACCCCTGCGTCCGGGGGTGCTGAAGCGTTACAGTGCCTGGATAAAAAGCGCTACGAGGTTGTTGTAAGCGATATTGTGATGCCGGGCATGAAAGGAACGGAGCTGTTGCAAGAGATCCGTCAACAATACCCCATGTCTCATGTGATCATGATTACCGGTTACGTAACCCTCGAAAACGCCCTGGCGGCAATGCGCAGGGGGGCCGACACCTGTATCTTCAAACCCTTTGAGGACTTTGAGGAACTTGATGGCGCAGTGGAGAAGGCCATTGAAGACCTGGAGCACTGGAAGCGGAAGCTGGTGCAGCTTCAGGGGATGAAGCCTGGACAGGGGGGGAGTGAACATGACCGAATCGTCGAATGA
- a CDS encoding chemotaxis protein CheA: MTESSNDVDRQLKVELIDESLEALSGLTPLFKKLQMQPEDSGPMESIFRVIHSIKGNAPFFELMQIKNLAHSMENVLDAIRKRQLAVQDDIVGSLLEGTDELTRMLERAREDEPEVHDEDAFARLLDLFQGFLGREEATRESRWNELLECVESFSAGAELYEDDSLQQVAKQAKGLAQELARGEGIHLQEPALHTSQSGESSARGSQELPDEAKRVQQMLTSEEAFSSLEPEQLEQALQELASRVRNEEAVSVLKELQEDFRASVEKIGFIPLVQDILMGHFEHLLEVAQWAPGEEEESPPEDTTEQQPTSASEGEKQPGGSGEPPAAAATARQQKSETTMRVREESIDAFLSFVGELIVIGEMYDHLKERVQEVDTRQTVTGELHRVNEAFHELSGKLQQNIMHIRRVPVKPLLQRAPRIAREIAGHTEKEIAVDVSGENTLVDKSILGVLETPLTHMVRNAVDHGIEPPDVREREGKARSGQITVSVEERDKMIVMEVRDDGGGINMEALHQKAIDAGMISPEMRLSENEIVDLLFASGISTAEQVTDVSGRGVGMDAVKHELEKRGGKISVETELKAGTCFRVTIPAEVTTQILTGFSVIANGQRLIIPTDYIVHCFRPEADQIFTVQGKTECVKTGDSILTVRRCATVCSLGNGSCTTGSLQEGTLIVLESKGRRFALHVDAIEGVKQFVLKDIEQISGEQSLFIGGAVMGNGTVALVVNINAIAETMERQPAHAENNATAPLINV, translated from the coding sequence ATGACCGAATCGTCGAATGATGTCGACCGCCAACTGAAAGTAGAGCTCATTGACGAATCCCTCGAGGCACTCTCCGGATTAACACCGCTGTTCAAAAAACTCCAGATGCAGCCGGAAGACAGCGGTCCAATGGAGAGCATTTTCCGTGTTATCCATTCGATCAAGGGGAATGCCCCTTTCTTCGAGCTTATGCAGATCAAAAACCTCGCCCATTCCATGGAGAATGTCCTCGACGCGATCCGGAAACGTCAGCTAGCCGTTCAGGACGATATTGTCGGCAGCCTGCTGGAGGGTACCGATGAGCTGACGAGGATGCTGGAACGGGCCAGAGAAGATGAGCCGGAAGTGCACGATGAGGATGCCTTTGCCAGACTTCTCGACCTGTTTCAGGGCTTTCTCGGCAGAGAAGAGGCAACGAGGGAGAGCCGGTGGAACGAGCTCCTTGAATGCGTGGAGAGCTTTTCGGCGGGAGCGGAACTCTATGAGGACGATTCGCTGCAGCAGGTGGCGAAACAGGCGAAGGGCCTTGCGCAGGAGCTGGCCCGTGGAGAAGGAATCCATCTGCAGGAGCCGGCATTGCACACCTCTCAATCCGGAGAATCATCTGCCCGGGGGTCGCAGGAGCTTCCCGATGAAGCGAAGAGGGTACAGCAGATGCTGACATCGGAAGAGGCCTTCAGTTCGCTTGAACCAGAGCAGCTGGAACAGGCGCTGCAGGAACTCGCCTCCCGTGTCCGGAACGAAGAGGCGGTGTCGGTTCTCAAGGAGCTTCAGGAGGATTTCCGTGCTTCTGTTGAAAAGATAGGTTTTATACCTCTGGTTCAAGATATTCTGATGGGGCATTTTGAACATCTTCTTGAGGTTGCCCAGTGGGCTCCCGGGGAAGAGGAGGAATCACCCCCTGAGGACACCACGGAGCAGCAGCCGACTTCGGCGTCAGAAGGGGAGAAGCAGCCCGGTGGTTCGGGAGAGCCTCCTGCCGCCGCGGCTACCGCGAGGCAGCAGAAATCAGAGACCACCATGCGGGTCCGAGAAGAGAGCATCGATGCGTTTCTTTCCTTTGTAGGAGAACTGATTGTGATTGGAGAGATGTACGACCACCTCAAGGAGAGGGTCCAGGAGGTCGATACCCGGCAGACGGTTACAGGCGAATTGCACCGTGTGAATGAAGCGTTCCACGAGCTTTCCGGCAAACTCCAGCAGAACATCATGCATATCAGAAGGGTCCCCGTGAAACCCTTGCTGCAACGGGCACCACGTATCGCACGAGAGATAGCCGGACATACCGAAAAAGAGATAGCAGTGGATGTCAGCGGGGAGAATACGCTGGTTGACAAGAGTATTCTCGGCGTGCTCGAAACCCCCTTGACACATATGGTACGGAACGCCGTGGATCACGGGATAGAGCCTCCGGATGTCCGCGAACGGGAAGGGAAGGCACGGTCTGGCCAGATCACGGTCTCCGTTGAAGAACGGGACAAGATGATTGTCATGGAGGTCCGGGACGATGGCGGCGGCATCAATATGGAAGCGCTCCATCAGAAAGCCATCGATGCCGGCATGATCAGCCCTGAGATGCGTCTCTCCGAGAATGAGATTGTGGATCTTCTTTTCGCATCGGGCATCTCTACAGCTGAACAGGTCACCGATGTCTCGGGCCGCGGTGTGGGAATGGACGCGGTAAAACACGAGCTCGAAAAACGGGGTGGGAAGATCTCCGTAGAAACAGAGCTCAAAGCAGGTACTTGCTTCCGGGTCACCATACCTGCAGAGGTGACCACTCAGATCCTCACCGGCTTTTCCGTCATTGCAAATGGCCAACGCCTTATCATACCGACAGATTATATCGTACACTGTTTCCGGCCGGAGGCGGACCAGATCTTTACGGTGCAGGGGAAAACGGAATGCGTGAAAACCGGCGATTCCATCTTGACCGTGCGCCGCTGCGCTACCGTCTGCTCCCTTGGCAATGGGAGCTGCACCACGGGGAGCCTCCAGGAAGGCACGCTGATCGTGCTTGAAAGCAAAGGGAGACGCTTCGCTCTTCATGTGGATGCGATCGAAGGCGTAAAACAGTTTGTCTTAAAAGACATCGAACAAATTTCCGGTGAACAGTCTCTCTTTATCGGAGGGGCCGTGATGGGAAACGGTACGGTAGCCCTGGTGGTGAACATCAATGCCATCGCCGAAACGATGGAACGCCAGCCCGCGCATGCCGAGAACAACGCAACGGCACCTTTGATAAACGTGTAA
- a CDS encoding response regulator, translating to MKTLVVEDDKASAKVLESMLSGYGSVDIAWSGREALDAFAAALQSSDPYDLVCLDIMMPEMDGQSVLKELRRYEEQEGLLMKDGVTVLMTTALGDRENVFEAFREQCDGYLIKPIARKKLDALLEELQLIEAENTP from the coding sequence ATGAAAACCCTTGTTGTCGAAGATGATAAAGCCAGCGCCAAGGTTCTGGAATCCATGCTTTCCGGGTATGGCTCCGTTGACATCGCCTGGTCGGGCCGCGAGGCGCTGGATGCCTTTGCTGCCGCATTGCAAAGTAGTGACCCCTACGATCTGGTCTGTCTGGATATCATGATGCCCGAGATGGATGGGCAAAGCGTTCTGAAGGAATTGCGACGCTACGAGGAGCAAGAGGGACTGTTGATGAAGGATGGCGTGACAGTATTGATGACAACGGCTCTCGGGGATCGGGAGAATGTCTTCGAGGCCTTCCGTGAGCAGTGTGACGGCTACCTCATCAAACCGATCGCCCGCAAGAAACTCGATGCCTTGCTTGAAGAACTCCAGTTGATTGAGGCGGAAAACACTCCATAA
- a CDS encoding phosphoglucomutase, alpha-D-glucose phosphate-specific (catalyzes the interconversion of alpha-D-glucose 1-phosphate to alpha-D-glucose 6-phosphate), protein MSAKRAEGEKRQGEPVQIPKLVAAYYTATVDAEDPAQRVSFGTSGHRGSSLKKNFNEQHILAISQAIAEFRWSKGIQGPLFLGKDTHALSEPAAHTAVEVLAANGVAVVLQQHDGYTPTPVISHAILSWSRSHNGELADGIVITPSHNPPGDGGFKYNPPSAGPAGNAVTAQIEKRANELLKADLAGVKRVPLERALRMHNLWEEDLQAAYIEDLHSVVDMERIAQSGLTMCADALGGAGLRYWERIAERYGLSIDVLHDRVDPTFSFMPPDHDGAIRMDCSSPYAMEGLIELKDRYDLAFGNDPDFDRHGIVTRQAGLLQPNAYLAVAVWHLFTSRNQWPDTLAAGKTAVTTSLIDRIAAGLQRPVYEVPVGFKWFVDPLLQGKCACGCEESAGASFLRRDGNPWTTDKDGIVMCLLAAEIMSEYGEDLAALYDRLCAQHGKPVYRRVEAPATREQKERLKSLRPRDITCTNLAGERVLEIKVTASGDGNPLGGVQLVTEHGWLAVRPSGTEDLNKMYAESFLGEEHVDALLQKGNETINEILQPR, encoded by the coding sequence ATGTCCGCGAAGAGGGCAGAAGGGGAAAAAAGGCAAGGGGAACCGGTGCAAATTCCGAAACTGGTAGCTGCATACTACACGGCTACGGTGGATGCCGAGGATCCGGCCCAGCGAGTGAGCTTCGGTACCTCGGGACATCGCGGTTCCTCGCTGAAGAAAAACTTCAACGAACAGCACATACTGGCAATCTCCCAAGCCATCGCCGAATTCCGCTGGTCAAAGGGCATTCAAGGCCCGCTGTTTTTGGGAAAAGACACCCATGCTCTTTCCGAACCGGCGGCACATACCGCTGTGGAGGTCCTTGCGGCCAACGGAGTCGCCGTGGTTCTCCAGCAACACGACGGGTACACGCCTACGCCGGTTATCTCCCACGCGATTCTGAGCTGGTCGCGCTCGCATAACGGCGAGCTTGCGGACGGCATCGTGATCACGCCGTCGCACAATCCCCCCGGGGACGGCGGCTTCAAGTACAATCCCCCTTCTGCCGGCCCGGCGGGGAACGCGGTGACCGCACAGATCGAAAAGAGAGCCAACGAACTGCTGAAGGCCGATCTTGCCGGTGTCAAACGCGTCCCTCTGGAACGCGCCCTGCGTATGCACAACCTGTGGGAGGAGGATCTGCAGGCGGCCTACATCGAGGATCTCCATTCCGTGGTCGATATGGAGCGCATCGCCCAGTCAGGATTGACCATGTGCGCCGACGCCCTGGGAGGAGCGGGGCTCCGGTATTGGGAACGCATTGCGGAGCGTTACGGTCTGTCCATCGATGTGTTGCATGACCGCGTGGACCCGACGTTTTCCTTTATGCCACCCGACCACGACGGCGCCATCCGTATGGATTGCTCTTCACCCTATGCGATGGAAGGGCTTATTGAGTTGAAAGATCGCTATGACCTTGCCTTTGGGAATGATCCGGACTTTGACCGGCACGGGATTGTCACCCGTCAAGCAGGGTTGCTCCAGCCCAATGCCTACCTGGCGGTAGCGGTGTGGCATCTTTTCACCTCGAGGAACCAGTGGCCCGATACGCTGGCTGCCGGCAAGACAGCCGTGACGACATCGCTGATCGACCGTATCGCCGCGGGGCTGCAACGGCCCGTCTACGAGGTCCCTGTGGGATTCAAGTGGTTTGTGGATCCCCTCTTGCAGGGCAAATGCGCCTGCGGATGTGAAGAGAGCGCCGGTGCATCCTTCCTCAGGCGTGACGGGAACCCCTGGACCACCGATAAGGACGGTATCGTCATGTGCCTGCTCGCCGCCGAGATCATGTCTGAATACGGCGAAGATCTCGCCGCTCTCTACGATCGCCTCTGTGCGCAACATGGGAAACCGGTATACAGACGTGTGGAGGCGCCGGCAACCAGAGAGCAGAAAGAGCGACTAAAATCCCTGAGGCCCCGGGATATCACCTGCACAAATCTTGCGGGAGAAAGGGTGCTGGAGATAAAGGTCACGGCTTCCGGTGACGGAAATCCACTGGGAGGGGTGCAGCTTGTGACCGAACACGGCTGGTTGGCCGTCCGGCCCTCCGGCACGGAGGATCTGAATAAGATGTATGCCGAGAGTTTCCTCGGCGAAGAGCACGTCGACGCCTTGCTGCAGAAGGGAAACGAAACCATAAACGAAATCCTTCAACCCAGGTAG